A region of Paenibacillus sp. 37 DNA encodes the following proteins:
- a CDS encoding carbohydrate ABC transporter permease has translation MGYTRKLAIRNYIVEGFLILASLIVLLPLVILIFGSFKTSAEVLSFSLSFPETWQFSNYVRVFQEGGLSRAFFNSILITGVSSIINIVASSAAAFILARRETKLSGTIYMYFFMGLIAPMSIITTIRVVQGLGFYGSITSVILIYAALNTAFSVFLYSGFIKTIPRALDEVAFLEGASVFGVFFRIVTPLILPVNATVAIMVFMSVWNDITIPVYFLTDSSTWTMPLSIYNFYGKYSRDWNLIFANLVLTSLPVFILYLFGQKYIVSGLTAGAVKG, from the coding sequence ATGGGCTATACACGCAAACTCGCCATCCGCAACTATATCGTGGAAGGTTTCCTGATTCTGGCCTCTCTTATCGTTCTGTTGCCGCTTGTCATTCTGATCTTTGGTTCATTCAAAACCAGCGCCGAAGTGCTTAGCTTCTCCCTGAGTTTTCCGGAAACATGGCAGTTCTCGAACTATGTTCGTGTCTTCCAGGAAGGCGGTCTGTCGCGAGCGTTCTTCAACAGCATTTTGATTACTGGCGTATCTTCCATTATTAATATCGTTGCCTCTTCGGCAGCGGCATTCATTCTGGCACGTCGGGAAACCAAACTATCCGGCACGATCTACATGTATTTCTTCATGGGACTGATTGCACCAATGTCGATTATTACGACCATTCGTGTTGTACAGGGATTGGGATTCTACGGCAGCATCACAAGTGTTATCCTGATCTACGCCGCGTTAAATACAGCCTTCAGTGTCTTCTTGTATAGTGGATTTATCAAAACCATTCCACGAGCGCTGGACGAAGTGGCATTTCTGGAAGGAGCAAGTGTGTTCGGGGTGTTCTTCCGCATCGTCACACCGCTCATCCTGCCCGTTAACGCAACGGTAGCCATCATGGTGTTCATGTCCGTCTGGAATGACATCACGATTCCGGTGTACTTCCTGACAGACAGTTCCACCTGGACGATGCCACTATCGATCTACAATTTCTACGGCAAATATAGCCGGGACTGGAACCTGATCTTCGCTAATCTCGTGCTTACTTCCCTGCCTGTATTCATCCTGTATCTATTCGGGCAAAAATATATCGTCAGCGGCCTTACTGCCGGTGCAGTTAAAGGTTAA